In Sphingobacteriaceae bacterium, the following proteins share a genomic window:
- a CDS encoding two-component system response regulator produces MDKIKILWADDEIALLKPHILFLDGKGYEVVPALSGDEAIDIVREDRSINAVLLDENMPGISGLETLLKIKQLNSDLPVIMITKSEEEHIMDDAIGGKIADYLIKPVNPNQILLSLKKALDNRRLISEKTNTDYRKEFGQIGMTINENLSWDEWADLYKKIIYWELEMDKLQDKSMLDVLKMQKSDANNQFFKFIEKHYINWLNGKDPNPPIMSHTLVKNRFLQELGNGPEPVFFILIDNLRFDQWKIIQPLIQEYYKVDKEESYYSILPTATQYARNAIFSGLMPSEIEKRFPDQWLNDEEEGGKNLHEEAFIQNQIKRLGKDIKISYNKITNFNAGKKLSDNINNLFQNKLNVIVYNFVDMLSHARTEMEVIRELAENETSYRSITYSWFEHSPLFDIIKQLSAKKVKIVITTDHGTVHVHEPTKILGDKNVNSNLRYKQGKALEYNAKEVFEIKNPADAFLPKQHPSTRFVFAREDRFFAYPNNFNHYVNYYKNTFQHGGVSLEEVIIPYIVLSAK; encoded by the coding sequence ATGGATAAAATAAAAATATTATGGGCCGATGATGAAATAGCACTTTTAAAACCACACATTTTGTTTTTGGATGGAAAAGGCTATGAAGTTGTACCGGCACTGAGCGGAGATGAAGCTATTGATATTGTTAGAGAAGACCGCAGTATCAATGCCGTTTTATTGGATGAGAACATGCCAGGAATTTCAGGACTCGAAACTTTATTGAAAATTAAACAACTTAATTCTGATTTACCGGTGATTATGATCACCAAAAGTGAGGAAGAGCACATTATGGATGATGCTATTGGAGGTAAGATTGCCGATTATCTTATTAAACCGGTGAATCCAAATCAAATTTTGTTGTCTCTTAAAAAGGCATTGGATAACAGGCGTCTTATAAGTGAAAAAACCAACACCGATTACCGTAAGGAATTCGGACAAATTGGAATGACCATCAACGAAAATTTGAGCTGGGACGAATGGGCAGACCTTTACAAAAAAATTATTTACTGGGAGTTGGAGATGGACAAACTTCAGGACAAAAGTATGCTCGATGTATTAAAGATGCAGAAATCTGACGCCAACAACCAGTTCTTTAAATTTATCGAAAAGCATTACATCAATTGGTTAAACGGCAAAGATCCAAATCCTCCAATCATGAGTCATACACTTGTAAAAAATCGTTTTTTGCAGGAGTTAGGCAATGGACCAGAGCCCGTGTTTTTTATACTCATCGATAATTTGCGTTTCGATCAATGGAAAATTATTCAGCCTTTAATTCAGGAATATTATAAAGTAGATAAAGAAGAATCATACTACAGTATTTTGCCTACCGCTACTCAATATGCACGCAATGCGATCTTCAGCGGATTAATGCCAAGTGAGATTGAAAAACGTTTTCCGGATCAGTGGCTGAACGATGAAGAAGAAGGTGGAAAAAATCTTCACGAAGAAGCCTTTATCCAAAATCAAATTAAACGTTTAGGTAAGGATATTAAAATCAGTTACAATAAGATCACCAATTTTAATGCCGGCAAAAAACTTTCTGATAACATCAATAATTTATTTCAGAATAAATTAAACGTGATTGTTTATAATTTTGTAGACATGTTAAGTCACGCCCGCACCGAAATGGAAGTGATTCGCGAATTGGCAGAGAACGAAACCTCTTATAGAAGTATAACCTACAGTTGGTTTGAACATTCGCCTTTATTTGATATTATAAAACAATTATCAGCTAAAAAAGTAAAGATTGTGATCACTACCGATCATGGAACAGTGCATGTTCATGAACCGACTAAGATTCTTGGCGATAAAAATGTTAATTCGAATCTCCGCTACAAACAAGGTAAGGCACTCGAATACAATGCTAAAGAGGTTTTTGAAATTAAAAATCCTGCTGATGCATTTTTACCGAAACAGCATCCCAGCACACGTTTTGTGTTCGCAAGGGAAGATCGTTTTTTTGCATACCCAAATAATTTTAATCACTACGTGAATTATTATAAGAATACATTTCAGCATGGCGGCGTTAGTCTTGAGGAAGTTATTATTCCTTATATTGTATTAAGCGCTAAATAA
- a CDS encoding dihydrofolate reductase, with translation MDDFKYVSEQFADLRVLRYNVPGFEKLDLKTKTLLYYLSEAALCGRDINFDQNYKYNLVIRKTLEAILSTSSHDSNSEDFKKLELYAKRVWFSNGIHHHYNNDKFVPECSQDFFTHVLSHVDEAKLPMQTGQTKADFIKFVTPLIFDANIAAKKVSLDSKTDLVKSSAVNFYEGVTQKEAVAFYAAQVNKKSNENPMYGLNSKLVKENGKLVEKVYKVGGMYTQAIEKIVYWLEKAITVAENDKQKASLEALVKFYKSGDLVDFDLYNIAWVKDTESAVDVVNGFIEVYEDPLGKKGSFESVVSIKDFEASKRIATIGANAQWFEDNSTLLPQHKKKDVKGISAKVINAVMESGDAAPSTPIGINLPNNEWIREVHGSKSVNLGNIVEAYDQAAGGSVVNEFYYNDEIKQRVIKYAALADKLHTDMHEVIGHASGIIEEGVGASSETLKNYASALEEGRADLVALYYLMDPKLIELGVMPNLECGKSAYDEYITKGLIVQLSRIKPGKEIEEAHMRNRKMISAWVLEKGAKENVVEKKVEGGKTYYVINDYNKLRILFGELLREIQRIKSQGDYKAGHDLIENYGVKIDPSLHAEIIERYSKLNIAPYQGFIQPKLVPVMEGDKIIDVQIFYPESFKTQMMEYGRDYGYLPAYN, from the coding sequence ATGGATGATTTTAAATATGTATCCGAACAGTTCGCAGACCTAAGAGTTTTGCGTTACAATGTTCCTGGATTTGAAAAATTAGATCTCAAAACCAAAACTTTACTTTATTATTTATCGGAAGCCGCTTTATGCGGGCGTGATATTAATTTCGATCAAAACTATAAATACAATTTAGTTATCCGTAAAACTTTAGAAGCTATTTTGAGTACGAGTAGTCACGATAGCAACAGCGAAGATTTTAAAAAATTAGAATTGTATGCAAAACGCGTGTGGTTTAGCAATGGAATTCACCATCACTACAACAATGATAAATTTGTTCCTGAATGTTCACAAGATTTCTTCACACATGTTTTATCACACGTTGATGAAGCTAAACTTCCAATGCAGACAGGACAGACAAAGGCAGACTTCATTAAGTTTGTAACTCCTTTGATTTTTGATGCGAATATCGCTGCTAAAAAAGTGAGTTTAGATTCTAAAACGGATCTGGTTAAATCATCAGCGGTTAATTTCTACGAAGGCGTAACTCAGAAAGAAGCTGTGGCTTTTTACGCAGCCCAGGTTAATAAAAAAAGCAATGAAAACCCAATGTACGGTTTGAACAGTAAATTGGTAAAAGAAAACGGAAAGCTGGTTGAGAAGGTATATAAAGTTGGAGGCATGTACACACAGGCTATTGAAAAAATTGTTTATTGGTTAGAAAAAGCAATTACAGTAGCGGAAAACGACAAGCAAAAAGCTTCTTTAGAAGCACTCGTAAAGTTTTATAAATCAGGTGACCTTGTCGATTTCGACTTGTATAATATTGCCTGGGTAAAAGACACTGAAAGCGCTGTAGATGTGGTGAATGGATTTATCGAAGTTTATGAAGATCCGTTAGGTAAGAAAGGGTCCTTTGAATCGGTTGTCTCTATAAAAGATTTTGAGGCCAGTAAACGCATTGCAACAATTGGTGCAAACGCACAATGGTTTGAAGACAACTCAACTCTTTTACCTCAACATAAAAAGAAAGACGTAAAAGGAATCTCTGCCAAAGTAATCAATGCAGTGATGGAAAGCGGCGATGCTGCGCCAAGCACTCCAATTGGCATCAACCTTCCTAACAACGAATGGATTCGCGAAGTACACGGAAGTAAGTCGGTAAACTTAGGAAACATTGTAGAAGCTTACGACCAGGCAGCAGGTGGAAGTGTGGTAAATGAATTTTACTACAACGATGAAATTAAACAACGTGTAATTAAATATGCCGCTTTAGCAGATAAACTTCATACCGACATGCACGAGGTAATCGGTCATGCGAGTGGAATTATCGAAGAAGGTGTGGGCGCTTCTTCAGAAACCCTTAAAAATTATGCAAGCGCTTTAGAAGAAGGTCGCGCCGACTTAGTTGCACTTTATTATTTAATGGATCCAAAATTGATTGAACTAGGAGTAATGCCAAATTTAGAATGTGGAAAATCTGCTTATGATGAGTACATTACCAAGGGCCTGATCGTTCAGCTCTCACGCATTAAACCGGGCAAGGAAATTGAAGAAGCGCATATGCGTAACCGTAAAATGATCTCTGCATGGGTTCTTGAGAAAGGAGCTAAAGAAAATGTGGTTGAGAAAAAAGTAGAAGGCGGAAAAACATATTACGTCATAAATGACTACAACAAACTCCGTATTTTATTCGGGGAGCTGTTAAGAGAGATTCAACGCATTAAATCACAGGGCGACTACAAAGCCGGACATGATTTGATCGAAAATTACGGTGTTAAAATTGATCCAAGCCTTCATGCCGAAATCATTGAAAGATATTCTAAATTGAATATTGCACCTTACCAGGGCTTCATTCAACCGAAGCTGGTTCCTGTGATGGAAGGTGATAAAATCATTGATGTTCAGATCTTCTATCCGGAGAGCTTTAAAACACAAATGATGGAATACGGCAGAGATTACGGGTATTTACCTGCTTATAACTAA
- a CDS encoding phosphohydrolase produces the protein MYTNKRKIINDPIYGFVTIPNDLIYDLINHPYFQRLRRIKQLGLTNLVYPGALHTRFHHAVGAMHLMQEAVLTLRQKDISITDSEEQAVLIAILLHDIGHGPFSHALEHSIVKGVSHEAISTLFMDKLNEEFGGQLTLALEIFNDRYPKKFLHQLVSSQLDMDRLDYLKRDSFFTGVSEGVISSDRIIKMLNVVNNELVVEHKAIYSIEKFLIARRLMYWQVYLHKTVLSGETLLVNILKRAKELSAEGKELFATPNLSLFLKNNFTQEDFKKDDKLLAKFAKLDDSDLDAAIKVWSENDDKILSKLCQNLLDRKLFKIEIRNEPFSDAYINGFTERVCELYNINKREASYFVLTDVVNNSAYNANQFNINILMSNGDLIDVAEASDQLNIQSLSKTVSKYFICYPKELRLP, from the coding sequence ATGTACACAAACAAACGCAAAATCATTAACGATCCCATTTATGGTTTTGTTACAATACCCAACGATCTTATTTACGATCTTATCAATCACCCTTATTTTCAACGCCTGCGAAGAATTAAGCAATTAGGTCTTACCAATTTGGTTTATCCCGGTGCTTTACACACGCGTTTTCATCATGCGGTAGGTGCCATGCATTTAATGCAGGAGGCGGTTCTAACTTTGCGACAAAAAGACATTAGTATTACAGATAGTGAAGAGCAGGCGGTTTTAATTGCCATATTATTGCACGATATAGGACACGGTCCGTTTTCACACGCGCTTGAACATAGCATTGTTAAAGGAGTAAGTCACGAAGCCATCAGTACTCTTTTTATGGACAAGCTCAATGAAGAATTTGGAGGTCAGTTAACTCTTGCCCTTGAAATTTTCAACGACCGTTACCCGAAAAAATTCCTGCATCAATTGGTGAGTTCTCAATTGGATATGGACCGTCTCGATTATTTAAAGAGAGATAGTTTTTTTACAGGCGTTAGTGAAGGGGTTATTAGTAGTGACCGAATTATTAAGATGCTTAATGTGGTTAATAACGAATTAGTAGTTGAGCACAAAGCCATTTACAGTATTGAAAAATTTCTTATCGCCAGGCGTTTGATGTATTGGCAGGTGTATTTACACAAAACTGTTTTAAGCGGTGAAACTTTACTGGTAAACATTTTGAAACGTGCAAAAGAACTTTCAGCAGAAGGAAAAGAATTGTTTGCTACACCGAATCTCTCGTTATTTCTGAAAAACAATTTCACGCAAGAAGATTTTAAAAAAGATGACAAGCTGCTGGCAAAATTTGCCAAGCTTGACGATAGTGATCTGGATGCTGCAATAAAAGTCTGGAGCGAGAACGACGATAAAATTCTCTCTAAACTCTGTCAGAATCTTTTAGATCGAAAATTATTTAAGATCGAGATTCGCAACGAACCTTTTAGCGATGCCTATATAAACGGTTTTACCGAAAGAGTGTGCGAACTTTACAATATTAATAAAAGAGAAGCCTCTTACTTTGTTTTGACTGATGTAGTGAATAACAGCGCTTACAATGCCAATCAATTCAATATAAATATTTTAATGAGCAATGGCGATCTTATTGATGTTGCTGAGGCAAGCGATCAACTGAATATACAGAGTTTAAGTAAAACGGTGAGCAAATATTTTATTTGTTATCCGAAAGAATTGAGACTTCCTTAA